Proteins encoded together in one Bactrocera neohumeralis isolate Rockhampton chromosome 4, APGP_CSIRO_Bneo_wtdbg2-racon-allhic-juicebox.fasta_v2, whole genome shotgun sequence window:
- the LOC126755883 gene encoding LOW QUALITY PROTEIN: uncharacterized protein LOC126755883 (The sequence of the model RefSeq protein was modified relative to this genomic sequence to represent the inferred CDS: deleted 1 base in 1 codon) translates to MAKCGAIALALLAAVLLNILGHCEMSVYPGLRRKPLRQFLQQPFDVSSDYLAQLMEENARRRLQQTFEQQLERIHLQMNRQRQRDERRERLNQRLQMLAAENAEESNEDSGEVEMESTEVDDNAYDDTQNQDNVYRNNNNNNRNQYVDPNGFFTYKYDTPMEMNLRERIPFAVGPSDPRFFEQNSGEVESARNSDELDSRALDDYQEFVPAESQNIGEKAAAIAAANAPATNATNTEVSTGAPTDVKTPVLAPAPVDSAKLSDSGSTTFHRIKPQNAAAAAAVAGAGVVAAMKLPVAQDASDDSNARHHINALIDKLQKEGKSASIANTHDVAAALGGNGIGGGDNLVVRQHLGVDGEMGMYLVALIAGVSAAVTVGFIALGIAWYTLRRKSKAAADVEYPAYGVTGPNKDISPSGDRKLAQSAQMYHYQHQKQQIIAMENRQAAEGSCGMSDVESDDEENEEGDYTVYECPGLAPPMGEMEVKNPLFIDETPVTPSTNITTTTTTTTSTPIITNNLTHATPQQPPTQQLGKKPTHKVIAGAAPNPKATSAESTSSEENSKRRKSKK, encoded by the exons ATGGCCAAGTGCGGTGCAATCGCGTTGGCGCTGCTCGCTGCAGTGCTGCTCAACATTTTGGGTCACTGCGAGATGTCCGTTTACCCAG GGCTTCGACGCAAACCGTTACGCCAATTTCTGCAACAACCGTTTGATGTGTCATCCGATTATTTGGCCCAACTTATGGAGGAGAATGCGCGGCGGCGCCTACAACAAACATTCGAACAGCAGTTGGAGCGCATCCACTTGCAAATGAATCGGCAGCGACAACGCGACGAGCGGCGCGAACGTTTGAATCAACGCCTACAGATGCTTGCCGCCGAGAATGCGGAGGAGAGCAACGAGGATAGCGGTGAGGTTGAAATGGAATCGACGGAAGTCGATGACAATGCCTACGATGACactcaaaatcaagataatgtgtatagaaacaacaacaataacaatcgaAATCAATACGTGGACCCGAACGGTTTCTTCACCTATAAATATGACACACCCATGGAGATGAATTTGCGTGAACGCATACCCTTCGCCGTGGGTCCATCCGATCCA CGTTTCTTCGAGCAGAATAGCGGCGAAGTTGAAAGCGCGCGCAACAGCGATGAGTTGGACTCGCGCGCCTTGGATGACTATCAGGAATTTGTACCAGCCGAGTCGCAGAATATTGGTGAAAAAGCAGCTGCTATTGCAGCTGCAAATGCGCCAGCCACCAACGCAACTAACACTGAGGTCTCGACAGGCGCGCCCACTGACGTCAAAACGCCTGTTCTGGCGCCAGCACCTGTTGATAGTGCGAAACTGAGCGACAGCGGCAGTACCACCTTCCATCGCATCAAGCCGCAAAACGCTGCGGCGGCAGCTGCGGTCGCGGGCGCCGGCGTCGTGGCGGCAATGAAGCTCCCAGTTGCACAGGACGCCAGCGATGACAGTAATGCACGACACCACATCAATGCGCTCATTGATAAGCTGCAGAAGGAAGGCAAGTCGGCGTCCATCGCCAACACACACGATGTGGCTGCAGCTTTGGGCGGTAACGGCATCGGTGGTGGCGACAATTTGGTGGTGCGTCAACATCTGGGCGTAGACGGCGAGATGGGCATGTATTTGGTGGCTTTGATTGCGGGCGTAAGCGCCGCTGTGACTGTGGGTTTCATAGCACTCGGCATAGCCTGGTACAC TTTGCGTCGCAAATCGAAAGCCGCAGCGGATGTTGAATATCCGGCGTACGGTGTGACCGGGCCCAACAAGGACATCTCACCGTCAGGCGATCGCAAATTGGCACAAAGCGCACAAATGTACCACTACCAGCACCAGAAGCAACAGATAATCGCCATGGAGAACCGCCAGGCGGCAGAGGGCAGTTGCGGCATGTCCGATGTGGAGAGCGACGATGAGGAGAATGAGGAGGGCGATTACACAGTCTACGAATGTCCCGGACTCGCACCG CCAATGGGCGAGATGGAGGTGAAGAACCCATTGTTTATAGATGAAACCCCAGTTACGCCATCGACCAACATCACCACCACAACCACGACCACCACTTCCACACCCATCATCACCAATAACCTGACACATGCCACACCACAACAACCACCTACACAACAACTCGGCAAGAAGCCCACTCACAAAGTTATTGCTGGTGCTGCACCCAATCCCAAAGCTACCTCAGCAGAGTCCACGTCTTCCGAGGAGAATAGCAAGCGCAGGAAGAGCAAGAAGTAA
- the LOC126755889 gene encoding leptin receptor gene-related protein: MAMYIIALLVCAFLTCLGMTFLILACAVPQPKIFYPFFVLLFYVLSVLPVFIAKRFNQGNETNPKTEFALFLCAGMVLSAFAFPIVLAHSQVITWTAATLTLISNVINYLTIFGYSMRDSEFDAPYGGMF, from the exons ATGGCTATGTACATAATAGC ATTACTGGTGTGCGCATTTTTAACATGCCTGGGTATGACATTCCTTATATTGGCATGTGCGGTGCCACAACCGAAGATTTTCTACCCGTTTTTTGTGTTGCTATTTTACGTCCTTTCCGTGTTACCGGTATTCATAGCGAAGCGTTTCAATCAAGGAAACGAAACTAATCCAAAGACAGAGTTTGCACTATTTCTTTGCGCTGGAATGGTGCTAAGCGCTTTTGCTTTTCCAATTGTACTGGCGCATAGTCAAGTG ATTACTTGGACTGCTGCTACACTTACATTAATCAGTAATGTGATTAACTATTTAACTATATTCGGTTATTCAATGCGAGATAGTGAATTTGATGCACCCTACGGTGGAATGTtctaa